One genomic region from Gemmatimonadaceae bacterium encodes:
- the asnS gene encoding asparagine--tRNA ligase, with translation MSTPRIDELKQHVGRSVTVRGWVTHLRSSGKIAFVVLRDGTGQIQGVLVKTQIAPEIWERFTALTTETSVAMTGEVHAEERSPGGIEMAVTNLEIIGASSLDYPIQPKEHGIDFLLDHRHFWLRSPRQRAIARVRNEVEQAIHDFFYARGFLRVDTPILTAAIGERSGLFSTEYFDEGNAYLAQTGQLYGEAAAAAFGRIYTFGPTFRAEKSKTRRHLTEFWMIEPEVAWNDSDDNVRLQEDFVSYLVRRALDRCADDLVVLERDTAPLERVVPPFVRLDYGDAISLLHRKGSATAWGDDLGAEDESLIVAEYDKPVFVMNYPREAKAFYMKENPADPRTVLCDDLLAPEGYGEIIGGSQREDDYDRLLARIRAEKLPEAAYDWYLDLRRYGTFIHSGFGLGLERTIAWICGLPHLREAIAFPRLMNRLRP, from the coding sequence TTGAGTACTCCTCGCATTGACGAGCTGAAACAGCACGTCGGCCGCTCTGTCACCGTTCGCGGATGGGTCACCCATCTGCGCTCGTCCGGAAAAATCGCGTTCGTCGTCTTGCGCGACGGTACCGGACAGATACAAGGCGTCCTCGTAAAAACGCAAATCGCACCCGAGATCTGGGAACGTTTCACGGCGTTGACCACGGAGACCTCGGTCGCCATGACCGGCGAGGTGCACGCTGAAGAACGCTCGCCCGGCGGCATCGAGATGGCCGTCACCAATCTCGAGATCATCGGCGCAAGCTCGCTCGACTACCCCATCCAGCCGAAAGAACACGGCATCGATTTTCTGCTCGACCATCGCCACTTCTGGCTGCGATCGCCCCGGCAGCGTGCGATCGCTCGCGTGCGCAACGAGGTCGAACAAGCGATTCATGACTTCTTTTACGCACGAGGCTTCCTCCGTGTGGACACGCCGATTCTCACGGCGGCCATCGGTGAGCGATCGGGACTCTTTTCCACCGAATACTTCGACGAAGGCAACGCCTACCTCGCCCAGACTGGACAGCTGTATGGCGAGGCTGCCGCGGCGGCGTTCGGCCGCATCTACACGTTCGGTCCAACCTTCCGCGCCGAAAAGTCGAAGACGCGAAGGCACCTCACCGAATTCTGGATGATCGAGCCGGAAGTCGCCTGGAACGACAGCGACGACAACGTGCGCCTTCAGGAAGACTTCGTCTCGTACCTGGTTCGTCGTGCACTCGATCGCTGCGCCGATGACCTCGTCGTGCTGGAGCGCGACACCGCGCCGCTCGAGCGCGTGGTGCCGCCGTTCGTACGACTCGATTACGGCGATGCGATCTCGCTGTTGCATCGAAAGGGCAGTGCGACCGCCTGGGGCGATGACCTGGGCGCCGAAGACGAATCGCTCATCGTGGCCGAGTACGACAAGCCCGTGTTCGTAATGAACTATCCGCGCGAGGCAAAGGCGTTCTACATGAAGGAGAATCCGGCCGACCCGCGCACTGTGCTCTGCGACGACCTGCTGGCGCCCGAAGGCTACGGCGAGATCATCGGTGGCAGTCAGCGCGAAGACGATTACGATCGTCTGCTCGCGCGCATCCGCGCCGAGAAGTTGCCTGAGGCAGCGTACGACTGGTACCTGGACTTACGGCGCTACGGAACCTTCATCCACTCTGGTTTCGGGCTCGGACTCGAGCGCACGATCGCGTGGATTTGCGGACTGCCGCACTTGCGAGAAGCGATTGCGTTTCCGCGGCTCATGAATAGACTAAGGCCGTGA
- a CDS encoding HAMP domain-containing sensor histidine kinase, whose amino-acid sequence MSIRSKLGAGLVAIALVLLVPLFLALQSLEKLHSFTTVLQKREFAASLLLNRMRAGTDELRRLDLSLVFLHQPQIRASMDSQLTALAATSDSLAHLGMQSASTKIGTAVAQVASFVPSEYAAAAAGQAKIADSVSTQHLIPAIAATERELTSAEGVLRDRSSRLVAEATAETEQARNAAALGLLVAATLALIISILLWRTIGGPIRDLEHGMAQMADGNFGYRLRVNARRKDEFGHLAESFGSMAHQLAALDRLKAEFVSVASHELKTPINVILGYLQLIDEGVYGTVSPKMHEIVRTLDSQTRSLSRLVHQLLDVSRFEAGGGKLDLRPTNLDAFLAELEETFRVLSMQRGIDFRVERAGVLPAEVLWDPDRISEVLGNLVANAFKFTERGGSVELLVDATEEQVYLDVRDTGAGIPPQQLPHIFEKFFQADNQEAAAHAGSGLGLAIARQIVVAHGGQISVESIVGVGTTFHLTLPMRAGGRVHERPRTPMFGVPA is encoded by the coding sequence GTGAGCATTCGGTCCAAGTTAGGCGCTGGCCTCGTCGCCATCGCGCTCGTACTCCTGGTCCCTTTGTTCCTGGCTCTCCAGTCGCTGGAGAAGCTGCACTCGTTCACCACCGTGCTGCAGAAGCGAGAGTTCGCGGCGTCGCTGCTGCTCAACCGCATGCGGGCCGGCACGGACGAGCTGCGCCGCCTCGATCTCTCGCTCGTCTTCCTGCACCAGCCGCAGATCCGCGCGTCGATGGACTCGCAGCTCACCGCCCTGGCCGCGACGTCCGACTCGCTCGCGCACCTTGGCATGCAGTCCGCGTCGACCAAAATCGGCACGGCGGTAGCGCAGGTCGCGTCGTTCGTGCCGAGCGAGTATGCAGCCGCCGCGGCGGGCCAGGCGAAGATCGCGGACTCGGTGTCGACGCAGCACCTGATTCCAGCGATCGCGGCAACGGAGCGCGAACTCACGTCGGCCGAAGGCGTGCTACGCGATCGATCCAGCCGGCTCGTCGCCGAAGCAACCGCGGAAACGGAACAGGCACGCAACGCGGCGGCGCTCGGCTTGCTCGTGGCGGCGACGCTGGCGCTCATCATATCGATTCTGCTCTGGCGCACGATCGGCGGACCGATCCGCGATCTCGAGCACGGCATGGCGCAGATGGCGGACGGGAATTTCGGATATCGACTGCGTGTGAACGCGCGACGAAAAGACGAATTCGGCCACCTGGCCGAGAGTTTCGGGTCGATGGCGCATCAACTGGCAGCGCTCGATCGGCTGAAGGCAGAGTTCGTATCCGTCGCGTCGCACGAGCTCAAGACGCCGATCAACGTCATCCTCGGCTACCTGCAACTGATCGACGAAGGCGTGTACGGCACGGTGTCGCCCAAGATGCACGAGATCGTGCGCACGCTCGACTCGCAGACGCGCTCGTTGTCCCGGCTGGTGCATCAGTTGTTGGACGTGAGTCGGTTCGAGGCAGGCGGCGGCAAGCTCGATCTTCGCCCAACGAACCTCGATGCGTTCCTGGCCGAATTGGAGGAAACGTTCCGCGTGTTGTCGATGCAGCGCGGCATCGATTTCCGCGTCGAGCGCGCGGGTGTGCTGCCCGCCGAAGTGCTCTGGGATCCGGACCGCATCAGCGAGGTGCTCGGGAATCTCGTCGCGAACGCGTTCAAGTTCACCGAGCGCGGCGGATCGGTGGAGCTTCTCGTCGACGCGACGGAGGAGCAGGTGTACCTGGATGTGCGCGACACCGGCGCGGGCATTCCGCCGCAGCAGCTGCCGCACATCTTCGAGAAGTTTTTCCAGGCGGACAATCAGGAAGCAGCGGCGCACGCCGGCAGTGGACTCGGCCTGGCGATCGCGCGGCAGATCGTGGTCGCGCACGGCGGCCAGATTTCGGTCGAGAGCATCGTCGGGGTGGGCACGACGTTTCACTTGACGCTTCCCATGCGCGCCGGTGGTCGGGTGCACGAGCGGCCCCGCACGCCGATGTTCGGGGTTCCGGCGTGA
- a CDS encoding phosphopentomutase, with amino-acid sequence MTRRAIILVLDGVGIGAAPDADVYGDAGSNTLGNLARAVGGMELPNLERLGLGCIAELDGVAPAQRPGAAWGTMRPASVGKDSTIGHWEIAGVRLERPFPTYPNGFPDPLVREFSERTGRGVLGNIAASGTEVIEKYGAEHERTGRWILYTSADSVFQVAAHERIVPLEELYAACEIARSMLVAPNDVARVIARPFTGEPGAYRRTAARRDFAIEPPERTLLDALAERGIARMGVGKVDDLFAGRALSSVHTSDNAAGIAEIHRALDALTGGLLFANLVDFDQLWGHRNDISGFYEGLRAFDSALPGIEGALREDDLLFLTADHGNDPTTPSTDHARERVPLLVLGSRVHPRSLGERSTFSDLGVTVAEWLGVDFRDRGVSFLPELLAA; translated from the coding sequence GTGACGCGCCGCGCGATCATTCTCGTGCTCGATGGTGTGGGCATCGGCGCGGCGCCCGATGCCGATGTCTATGGCGACGCGGGAAGCAACACGCTCGGCAATCTCGCGCGGGCCGTGGGCGGCATGGAACTCCCCAACCTGGAGCGCCTCGGACTCGGCTGCATCGCGGAGCTCGACGGCGTCGCGCCTGCCCAACGTCCCGGCGCTGCGTGGGGTACGATGCGTCCGGCATCCGTCGGGAAAGACAGTACCATCGGACACTGGGAGATCGCGGGCGTGCGTCTCGAGCGACCGTTCCCTACGTATCCGAACGGATTCCCCGATCCGCTCGTGCGCGAGTTTTCCGAGCGCACGGGACGTGGCGTGCTGGGCAACATTGCGGCGAGCGGCACCGAGGTGATCGAGAAGTATGGCGCCGAGCACGAGCGCACGGGGCGATGGATTCTCTATACGAGCGCGGATTCGGTGTTTCAGGTGGCAGCGCACGAGCGCATCGTTCCGCTCGAGGAGTTGTACGCCGCCTGCGAGATCGCGCGGTCGATGCTGGTCGCGCCCAACGACGTCGCGCGCGTGATCGCGCGCCCGTTCACCGGCGAGCCGGGCGCCTATCGTCGCACCGCCGCACGACGCGACTTTGCGATCGAGCCGCCTGAGCGCACGCTGCTCGATGCGCTCGCCGAGCGCGGCATTGCGCGGATGGGCGTCGGCAAGGTGGATGATCTGTTCGCCGGACGAGCGCTCTCGTCGGTACATACATCGGACAACGCGGCCGGCATTGCGGAAATTCATCGCGCGCTCGACGCGCTCACTGGTGGGCTGCTCTTCGCCAACCTAGTAGATTTCGACCAGCTTTGGGGGCACCGAAACGACATATCGGGGTTCTATGAAGGACTGCGGGCGTTCGACTCCGCGCTGCCCGGCATCGAAGGCGCACTTCGCGAGGACGACTTGCTTTTCCTGACGGCCGATCACGGGAACGACCCGACTACACCATCCACCGATCACGCACGTGAGCGTGTGCCTCTTCTGGTCCTGGGCTCGCGCGTGCATCCGCGATCGCTGGGTGAGCGATCCACTTTCTCCGACCTCGGCGTCACCGTCGCGGAGTGGTTGGGGGTCGACTTTCGCGATCGCGGCGTGTCGTTTCTCCCGGAGCTGCTCGCCGCGTGA
- the ftsY gene encoding signal recognition particle-docking protein FtsY: MRILRRADDAPRRSFWQRLKDIALFDVGVVVRGGVNAGSLEQLEELLLDADFGVPVSVRLVADVESAAKLGYVRTQDEFLDALRTGVETSLRAGQSDPALALGASPTVVLVVGVNGAGKTTFIAKLAARLRRQGTQVVVAAGDTYRAGAIDQLRVWAERVGAQFIGSAQGSDPAAVAYNAIDAAVARRADVVIVDTAGRLHTQDDLMTELQKVARVIAKRLPGAPHETLLVLDGTIGQNAVAQARSFSASVPLSGVVITKLDGTARGGIVVAVHEALDVPIKFVGVGEKADDLVPFDAAQYARDLFAE, encoded by the coding sequence ATGCGCATTCTTCGCCGCGCCGACGACGCCCCGCGACGCTCGTTCTGGCAGCGCCTCAAGGACATCGCGCTGTTCGACGTCGGCGTGGTGGTCCGCGGCGGCGTCAATGCCGGCTCGCTCGAGCAGCTGGAAGAGCTGCTCCTCGACGCCGACTTCGGCGTTCCCGTGAGCGTGCGGCTCGTCGCCGACGTCGAGTCCGCGGCGAAGCTCGGCTACGTGCGGACGCAGGACGAGTTCCTGGACGCGCTGCGCACGGGCGTCGAGACATCGCTGCGCGCAGGGCAGAGCGATCCGGCGTTGGCGTTAGGCGCGTCGCCGACCGTGGTTCTCGTCGTGGGGGTGAACGGCGCCGGCAAGACGACGTTCATCGCCAAGCTCGCGGCGCGGCTGCGCCGGCAGGGCACGCAGGTGGTCGTGGCCGCCGGCGACACGTATCGCGCCGGCGCGATCGACCAGCTGCGCGTGTGGGCCGAGCGCGTCGGCGCGCAATTCATCGGCAGCGCGCAGGGCAGCGACCCGGCGGCGGTCGCGTACAACGCCATCGACGCCGCGGTGGCGCGCCGCGCCGACGTGGTGATCGTGGACACCGCGGGCCGTCTGCACACGCAGGACGATCTCATGACCGAGCTGCAGAAGGTGGCGCGCGTGATCGCGAAACGCCTGCCCGGCGCGCCGCACGAAACACTGCTCGTGCTCGACGGCACCATCGGCCAGAATGCCGTCGCCCAGGCCCGCTCGTTCTCGGCGTCGGTGCCGCTCAGCGGCGTGGTGATCACGAAGCTCGACGGCACGGCGCGCGGCGGCATCGTGGTGGCGGTGCACGAAGCGCTCGACGTGCCGATCAAGTTCGTCGGCGTCGGCGAGAAGGCGGACGACCTGGTGCCGTTCGACGCGGCGCAGTACGCCCGCGATCTCTTCGCCGAGTAG
- the recG gene encoding ATP-dependent DNA helicase RecG — translation MANLDTNVAYLKGVGPRRAEALHRLGVRTARDLLYHLPHRYHDASTVARISTLAPGMDATVIGTVISKGIIPTRKGLRIFQAVLKDPTGLIEAAWPGQPFLDRVVEKDDVLLVTGRVRFFHGRQLQPREMVNLGGGAETDDVSGGRVLAVYPATEGLSFKQIRAIVHAHLDALLPLVRESLPRELMERAGVPPLREALRMVHRPATLAEAERGRSRLALEEALFVNLLQLRAKELARERRAGIAFVNKRELTSRLKRELPFELTGAQTRAIRDIVADMCGDRRMHRLLQGDVGSGKTVVALFAALLALENGYQAAMMAPTELLAEQHAATLTRLLGPLGIEPVLLTGRLTASERRERAARLAGTSPLIAVGTHALVQEDTRFGRLGFVAIDEQQRFGVEQRAALGAKAAPGAPSGRPDVLLLSATPIPRSLALTALGDLDVSVLDERPPGRLPVKTVLRPSSRRGAVLEAVERQLAEGRQGYVVYPVIEESEKTDLKAAATMHAELSRGPFAHRRVALLHGRLPPDERDQVMRAFRDHEIDVLVATTVIEVGIDVPNATVMVIEHPERFGLSQLHQLRGRVGRGGSASYCILLGDPGPETRARLEVFVGTDDGFEIARADLRLRGMGDLFGAQQSGDPTFRIADPLKDEALFAIARAAAEAILASDPDLRGRDHAPLRAALGERYRRALELFRVG, via the coding sequence GTGGCGAACCTCGACACCAACGTCGCGTATCTCAAAGGCGTCGGCCCGCGCCGCGCCGAAGCGCTGCACCGGCTCGGCGTCCGCACGGCGCGCGACCTCCTCTACCACCTCCCGCACCGCTACCACGACGCGAGCACCGTCGCGCGCATCTCGACGCTCGCGCCGGGCATGGATGCGACGGTGATCGGCACGGTGATCTCGAAGGGAATCATCCCCACGCGCAAAGGCCTGCGGATCTTCCAGGCCGTGCTCAAGGACCCGACGGGCTTGATCGAAGCGGCGTGGCCAGGCCAGCCGTTCCTCGACCGCGTGGTGGAGAAGGATGACGTGCTGCTGGTCACCGGCCGCGTGCGGTTCTTCCACGGCCGGCAGCTGCAGCCGCGCGAGATGGTGAACCTGGGCGGAGGCGCCGAGACGGACGACGTGAGCGGCGGACGCGTGCTCGCGGTGTACCCGGCCACGGAAGGGCTGTCGTTCAAGCAGATCCGCGCGATCGTGCACGCGCATCTGGACGCGCTGCTTCCGTTAGTCCGCGAGTCGCTGCCGCGCGAGCTGATGGAGCGGGCCGGCGTGCCGCCGCTCCGCGAGGCGCTGCGCATGGTGCACCGTCCGGCGACGCTCGCCGAGGCGGAGCGCGGCCGCTCGCGGCTGGCGCTCGAGGAAGCGCTGTTCGTGAACCTGCTGCAGCTCCGCGCCAAAGAGCTGGCCCGCGAGCGGCGCGCGGGCATCGCGTTCGTGAACAAGCGCGAGCTCACGAGCCGCCTCAAGCGCGAGCTGCCGTTCGAGCTCACCGGGGCGCAGACGCGCGCCATCCGCGACATCGTGGCCGACATGTGCGGCGACCGGCGCATGCACCGGCTGTTGCAGGGCGACGTCGGCAGCGGCAAGACGGTAGTGGCGCTGTTCGCGGCGCTGCTGGCGCTCGAGAACGGCTATCAGGCGGCGATGATGGCGCCGACGGAGCTGCTGGCCGAGCAGCACGCCGCCACGCTGACGCGGCTGCTGGGTCCGTTAGGCATCGAACCGGTGCTGCTGACGGGCCGCCTCACGGCGTCCGAGCGCCGCGAGCGCGCGGCGCGGCTGGCAGGCACGTCGCCGCTCATCGCGGTGGGCACGCACGCGCTGGTGCAGGAAGACACGCGGTTCGGACGCCTGGGGTTCGTCGCCATCGACGAACAGCAGCGCTTCGGCGTCGAGCAGCGCGCCGCGTTGGGCGCGAAGGCCGCCCCCGGCGCGCCCTCCGGCCGTCCCGACGTGCTGCTCCTGAGCGCCACGCCGATTCCGCGCTCCCTGGCGCTCACGGCGCTGGGCGATCTGGACGTCAGCGTGTTGGACGAGCGGCCGCCCGGCCGTCTGCCGGTGAAAACCGTCCTGCGTCCGTCGTCGCGCCGCGGCGCCGTGCTCGAGGCGGTCGAGCGCCAGCTGGCCGAGGGGCGGCAGGGCTACGTGGTGTATCCGGTGATCGAGGAATCGGAGAAGACCGACCTCAAGGCCGCTGCGACGATGCACGCCGAGCTCTCGCGCGGCCCGTTCGCGCACCGGCGCGTGGCGCTGCTGCACGGCCGCCTGCCGCCCGACGAGCGCGACCAGGTGATGCGCGCGTTCCGCGATCACGAGATCGACGTGCTGGTCGCGACGACGGTGATCGAGGTCGGCATCGACGTGCCCAACGCGACGGTGATGGTGATCGAGCATCCGGAGCGCTTCGGCCTGTCGCAGCTCCACCAGCTCCGCGGCCGCGTCGGTCGCGGCGGATCGGCCAGCTATTGCATTCTGTTAGGCGACCCGGGCCCGGAGACGCGCGCGCGGCTCGAGGTGTTCGTCGGCACGGACGACGGCTTCGAGATCGCCCGCGCCGACCTCCGGCTCCGCGGCATGGGCGACCTCTTCGGCGCGCAGCAGAGCGGCGACCCCACCTTCCGCATCGCCGACCCGCTCAAGGACGAAGCCCTGTTCGCGATCGCCCGCGCGGCCGCCGAAGCGATTCTGGCGTCCGACCCCGATCTCCGGGGTCGCGACCACGCGCCGCTGCGCGCAGCGTTAGGCGAGCGGTACCGCCGGGCGCTGGAACTGTTCCGCGTCGGGTAA
- the mazG gene encoding nucleoside triphosphate pyrophosphohydrolase: protein MQAKSTLEDALALMRDLRARCEWDREQTHASLRPYLIEETHELDDALRSNDADAMREELGDVLLQVLFHSVLAEEAGDFDAHDVAGGLIEKMKRRHPHLYGGGVKERWETMKARTRGSLTEGLPSGLPALHRAQRLQDRAAGVGFDWPDVEGPALKVEEELAEVREQLARPREDARDALEAELGDLLFAVVNLCRRANVHAAVALDRANEKFVRRFEGMERLAAERHVALSSLDATGLDALWNEVKGAE from the coding sequence ATGCAAGCTAAATCAACGCTTGAAGATGCGCTCGCGCTCATGCGCGATCTTCGCGCGCGGTGCGAGTGGGATCGCGAGCAGACGCACGCCTCGCTGCGACCGTACTTGATCGAGGAGACGCACGAGCTCGACGACGCCCTGCGCTCCAACGACGCGGACGCGATGCGCGAGGAGTTAGGCGATGTCCTGCTGCAGGTGCTCTTCCACTCCGTGCTTGCCGAAGAAGCAGGCGACTTCGATGCGCACGACGTGGCGGGCGGCCTGATCGAGAAGATGAAGCGGCGTCATCCGCATCTATACGGCGGCGGCGTGAAAGAGCGCTGGGAAACGATGAAAGCGCGCACGCGCGGTTCGCTCACCGAGGGGCTGCCGTCGGGACTCCCGGCGTTGCATCGTGCCCAACGACTGCAGGACCGCGCGGCGGGTGTCGGGTTCGACTGGCCCGATGTCGAAGGACCGGCGCTCAAGGTGGAGGAAGAGCTCGCCGAGGTGCGCGAGCAGCTGGCGCGGCCGCGGGAGGACGCGCGCGACGCACTCGAGGCTGAGTTAGGCGACCTGCTGTTCGCGGTGGTCAATCTGTGCCGCCGCGCCAACGTGCACGCGGCGGTGGCGCTCGATCGCGCGAACGAGAAATTCGTGCGCCGGTTCGAGGGCATGGAGCGTCTGGCGGCCGAGCGGCACGTCGCGCTGTCGTCGTTGGACGCAACCGGACTCGATGCGCTCTGGAACGAGGTCAAGGGAGCGGAATGA
- the alr gene encoding alanine racemase, which yields MTRAWVEIDLGALRRNGAVMAARAAALLPMIKADGYGIGAVAAARALESVSPWGFGVATVEEGRELRESGVVRPIVVFTPTLADELADLRALRLTPALGTAQQIEAWRAIGAGHQDWHLAIDTGMHRAGVHWDEVRALRGLLEASPPQGAFTHFHSAQLDDGSLAQQERRFEHALEQLPARPALLHTENSAALSRVTTSRWSLARPGIFLYGVGTGTRALVQPESVVSLRARIVEIHTLDDGDSVSYDATHRIAGSRRIATLPLGYADGYRRVLGNRTQVLVAGRCAPVVGVVTMDMTMIDVTDIACDVGDVVTLIGRDGVRERSVESVAHDGGLSPYELLTALQSRLPRVYVNAS from the coding sequence ATGACACGCGCCTGGGTCGAAATCGATCTGGGCGCGTTACGCCGCAATGGGGCCGTGATGGCCGCCCGCGCCGCCGCGCTCCTCCCGATGATCAAAGCCGATGGCTACGGGATCGGCGCTGTCGCCGCGGCGCGCGCGCTCGAGTCCGTCTCGCCGTGGGGCTTCGGCGTTGCCACCGTCGAAGAAGGACGCGAGCTCCGTGAGTCCGGCGTCGTCCGGCCGATCGTCGTGTTCACTCCGACACTCGCCGACGAGCTCGCCGACCTCCGCGCCTTGCGCCTAACGCCAGCGCTCGGCACCGCCCAACAGATCGAGGCGTGGCGTGCGATCGGGGCCGGACACCAGGACTGGCACCTCGCCATCGACACCGGCATGCACCGCGCCGGCGTCCACTGGGACGAGGTCCGAGCGCTGCGCGGCCTCCTCGAAGCATCGCCGCCCCAAGGCGCGTTCACGCATTTCCATTCCGCCCAGCTCGACGACGGTTCGCTCGCCCAACAGGAACGGCGGTTCGAGCACGCACTCGAGCAATTGCCCGCGCGTCCGGCGCTCCTCCACACCGAGAATTCTGCCGCGCTGTCGCGCGTGACGACGTCGCGGTGGTCGCTGGCGCGACCCGGCATTTTCCTCTACGGAGTTGGCACCGGCACGCGCGCGCTCGTCCAACCGGAATCCGTGGTGAGTCTTCGCGCACGAATCGTCGAGATCCATACGCTCGACGACGGTGACTCCGTGAGCTACGACGCCACGCATCGGATCGCCGGCTCGCGTCGCATTGCCACGCTGCCGTTGGGCTACGCCGACGGCTACCGTCGCGTGCTCGGCAATCGCACGCAGGTGCTCGTCGCCGGCCGCTGCGCTCCGGTCGTTGGCGTCGTGACGATGGACATGACGATGATCGATGTCACGGACATCGCATGCGATGTCGGCGATGTGGTCACGCTGATCGGCCGCGACGGAGTGCGCGAGCGCAGTGTGGAATCGGTCGCGCACGATGGCGGCCTGTCGCCTTACGAGCTTCTTACGGCTCTCCAGTCGCGTCTGCCGCGCGTGTACGTGAACGCGTCGTGA
- a CDS encoding cytidine deaminase has translation MVGGRLSRSRRVVSPGAARRVTHSASGSALVGVPTGTSDADWRELRAMAFAALDHAYAPYSRFRVGAAIRSSDGRIYAGCNVENASYPASMCAERVAVATAVADGARDFVALVIASEAAVPAAPCGLCRQVLGELGPRLEISSCTSRGVESRWSISSLLPSPFTSQSLDRS, from the coding sequence GTGGTTGGGGGTCGACTTTCGCGATCGCGGCGTGTCGTTTCTCCCGGAGCTGCTCGCCGCGTGACGCATAGCGCTTCGGGCTCCGCACTCGTCGGCGTGCCTACCGGGACGTCGGATGCGGACTGGCGCGAGCTTCGCGCGATGGCGTTCGCGGCGCTCGATCATGCCTATGCGCCGTACTCGCGGTTTCGTGTTGGCGCAGCGATTCGCTCGAGCGATGGGCGGATCTATGCCGGGTGCAACGTCGAGAATGCGTCGTACCCGGCATCGATGTGCGCCGAGCGCGTGGCGGTCGCGACTGCGGTGGCGGACGGTGCGCGGGATTTTGTTGCATTGGTAATCGCGAGCGAGGCGGCTGTTCCCGCAGCGCCGTGTGGTCTTTGTCGACAAGTGTTGGGAGAGCTCGGCCCCCGTCTCGAGATTTCGAGTTGTACGAGTCGTGGCGTCGAGTCGCGTTGGTCCATCTCCTCTTTGCTGCCGTCTCCGTTCACGTCGCAATCCCTCGACCGTTCGTGA